The bacterium DNA segment GATGGCCGCGAGATCGGAGAAGGACGCCGCTTCCGGACCACCGGTCTCGAGTCGGGCGACACGATCGAGCTCGTCGCGGTCGCGACCGACGGCGAGAACGAGAGCGAGCCCTGGTCCGTGGAGATCGAGCTGGGTGAGCAGGCCGCCGCGATCGACCTCGTCGCGATCGACGCCCCCGACGAGGCGCGTCCTGGAGCGATCCTCGAGGCCGTGGTCGAGACGACCGACGAATCCCAGCCCTTCGACATCCTCTACACGTGGCGCGTGGGCAACGAGGTCGTCGGCGAAGACGACGAGCTCGACACGTCGGACATCGCGCCCGGCCTGCCGATCGTCCTCTCCGCGCGCCTCGAGTTCGACGACCGCGTGACGCGGCCCGTTCATTCGAGGCCGTTCACGCTCTCCGGCGGGGGCTCGCCCCGGATCGCGAGCGAGCCGCCGTCGTCGCTCGAGGGCGGCCTCTTCCGCTATCAGCTTCGCGTGGCCGACGCCGCCGCCGACGTCCGGTACGTCCTCGCCGAGGGGCCGGACGGCATGACCGTCGATGCGCAGAGCGGCGTCGTCGTCTGGCGCCCCGGTCGTGACCAGCGCGGCCGCTTCGACATCGAGGTCCAAGCGCTCGATCGCTGGGGGAGCGGGGCCGCCCAGACCTTCTCGATCACGGTCGACGACCCGGCGCCGCCCGCCAGCGCCCGCTGAGTCCGGCGCGTCTCAGCGGACTCTCTTCTGCGCGATCGGCGCGGGCCCGCGGCTCTCGAGCCGGTTCGCTGGACCGGAATCCGGGATCGGTCGCGGTGCCGCGGTGTGTCCGGCGCGCGCAGTGCGCATTCTGCTCGAATGCGCAGCGGACCGCGCATTCCAAACGCCGTTCTTCGACAGAAGGCTCGTGGAAATGTTCCGTTCCCGAGCTTGGCGTGGCTCGCGAGATTGGGGTACCTACTCCGTATCCCCCCATTGAGAGACGATTCCGGTCGACGAGTCAGCCTTCGTCGACCTTGGAGATCCCCGGATCGAGAACGAATCCAGCCCCGCCCGCTCGCGCCTCCGCCGTGCTCCCGAAGCACGGCAAGGACCTGATCTGGCAGGGAAAACTCGTTCTCTTGGCCTGGCTGGCTAGACCGGTTCGAAGCGGAAACGCCTAGAATCGGGGGTGAAGAACCACTCCTTCTCGCGCGCGACATCGAGAGCCCACGCGGTCCGGTGATGCACAGGGAAGGGACGAGGTTCGGGATCGCGACACGTAGATGGGGGGAACACCCCCGAATTGCGTCCCGACCTCGGTAGACAGTCGATCGATCGAGGGTTGCTTGCGCATCAAGAGTCTCCAGCTCCACGGATTCAAGTCGTTCGTCGACCGCACGGTCTTCAGCTTCGATGACGGCATGACCTGCGTCGTCGGACCGAACGGCTGCGGCAAGTCGAACGTCGTCGACGCCATCAAGTGGGTGATGGGCGAGCAGTCGGCCCGCAAGCTCCGCGGCAAGGGCATGGACGACGTGATCTTCGCCGGCTCGGAGAACCGCCCGCCGATCGGCATGGCCGAGGTCTGCCTGACCTTCGACAACCGCGATGGCCAGGCCCCCGCCGCGTACGCGGCGTACAGCGAGATCGAGATCTCGCGCCGCCTCTACCGCTCGGGGGAGTCCGAGTACCTGATGAACAAGGCGCCCGCGCGCCTGAAGGACGTCCACGATTTCTTCCGGGACACCGGGATCGGTCTGCGTGGCTACACGATCGTCGAGCAGGGCAAGGTCGCCGAGATCGTCTCTTCGAAGCCGGAGGATCGGCGAGGGCTGATCGAGGAAGCAGCCGGGATCGGCAAGTACAAGGCGCGCAGGAGAGAGGCCGAGAGCAAGATGCGCTCGACCGAACAGAACCTGACGCGCGTGAACGATGTCCTGAACGAGATCCGTCGCCAGATCACCAGTCTCGAGCGCCAGGCGAAGAAGGCCGCGCGCTACAAGCGTCTCCAGGAGACCCAGCGCGTGCTCGAGCTGTCCCTCGCGGCCGACGAACGCGCGGCACTCCTCGAAGAAGTCGAGCGTGAGTCCGGATCGCTCGGCACGCTCAAGGATCAGATGACCGCGCTCGAGGCGAATCTCGCCGAGCGCGAGCTCGCTGCCCAGGAACACCGCATCGCCCTGGCGGAATCGGAGAAGGCCGTCAGCGCGGGCGCCGAGAAGCTCTACGGCCTTCGCAGCGAGATCAAGAACCTCGAAGGTCGAATCGAGCTCGCGCGCCGCGAACGCGACAACCTCGAGGAGTCGAGCGCCTCCAGAAAGAGCGAGCTCGAGACCCTCAGCGAGCAGCTCGCGACCGCGGAGCAGGAGCACCGCTCGGCCAAGGAAGAGCTCGAGCAACTCGAGCGCGGTCTCGCCCAGGAGCAGGCCGGGATCGAAGAGGCCGAGCGCGAGGTCCAGGGCGCGCAGGAGGCGCTCCGCGCGCGGGAGGCGGAGCGCGATGCCAAGAACACGGCCCACGTCGAGCTGCTGACTGCGGTTGCACGAAGCGAGGACAGGATCGCGGGGCTCGGCGACCGGCGCGCCTCGATCGATCAGCGCATGCGCGGTGTCGACGCCGACGTCGAAGCCCAGCAGACCCAGGCCCTCGAAGCGGGGCGCGAGCAGACGAGCCTCGAGGAGGGGCTGCGCAACCTGCTCGCCGACCGGGACCGCCTGCAAGATCAGCTACGCGAGGCGATGCGCGCGCACGAAGAGGCGAAGGAGGGCCTCGCGGCGGCGACCGAAGCCGCACAGGAGGCGGTCAAGACCGCGCAGACGAGCCAGGCTCGCTACGACTCGCTGCGCGAGGTCGTCGAGGGTCGTCAGGACATCGGTGCCGGCGCACGTCATCTCCTGAGCGGCGGACAGGAGGCCGCGGATCGCTACGGCCTGCGCGGCCTCGTCCGTGAGCTCCTCGAAGCCGACCCCGAGGTCGAGCGCGCGGTCGAGGCGGTCCTCGCCGACCGCGCCGAGGCGATCGTGATCGACGAGAGCCGAGGCGCACTCGCCGCTCTGGAGGCGCTCCGGCGGGACGAGGCCGGGCGCGGCGTCTTCGTCGTCCAGCGCGCCCAGCCCGAGGTGCCCGCCGGTCTCGTTCCGCTCGGCGATCCGCTCCTCAAGCGAGTGCGCCCGCGAGCGGGCAGCGAGGGCGTGGCCCGCTCGCTGCTCGGCGACGTCTACCTGATCGATCGCCTCGAGCAGGCCTTCGAACACTTCGGGACGGGGCGTCTTCCGGCGACCTTCGTGACGCCGAGAGGTGACCTCGCGACACCGGATGGTGTCGTTCAGGGCGGCGGCGACTCGTCGGCGAGCGGCATGCTGACCCGCGCGCGCGAGGTGCGCGAGCTCGAGGTCGAGGTCGCGCGCTTCGATCAGGTCGCCGAGCAGAAGCGGGCGGCCCAGGAAGCCGCCGAGGACCGGCTCGCCAAGGCGAGCGAGGAGCTCGAGAACCTTCGCAACCGACATCACACGGCCGCCCTCGCGGTCGCGAACCACGAGAAGGACCTCGAGCGCTCGACCGAGAAGGTGAAGCGGATCGGTGAGGCTCAGCAGACGCGGACCGCCGAACGCTCCGATCTGCTCGCCGAGCAGGAAGCCGTCGGCGAGGAACTCGAGACGCTGACCCGGCAGCTCGAGGATCGCCGTCAGGAGCGCGAGGCGAGCCAGCGGGCCGTCGACGCGATCGGTCTCCAGATCAGCAGCGCCGGCCGGGAGCTCTCACGCCGCGAGAGTCGGGTCGCCGAGCTTCGCGTCGCCTACCGCGCCCGCGACGAGCAACGACTCCGGCTCCGGGAGACGGCGACCCGCGCCGAACAGTCCGAGCGCGAGACGCGGACCTGGATCGAGCGCCGCAACGCGGAGATCGAGAACGCGCGGGTCCGCCGCGAGACCCTGCGCGAAGAGATCGAGGAGGCCGAGCACACGCTCGCCGGGCGACTCGAGACCGAGGAGGTCGCTCGGGTCGAGAGCGACACGCTCCGGGAGAAGTTCGAGGCGATCCAGGCCAAGGTGACCGAGATCGACGACAGTGCCCGCGAGATGCGGGGGGATCTCGGCGCTGCTCGTGAGAAGACGAGTCAGGCGGAGCTCAAGCTCTCCGAAGCGCGCATGCGCCTCGACCACCAGGCCTCGAGTGTGCGCGAACGCTGGAGCGTCGAGATCGAGCACTGGAAGCTGCCCACGATCGAGGAGCTCGAAGCGGGCGCGGAGCTCGACACGCGTCCGGCCGCGGACACGGAGACCGCGGCGGACGGCGAGGCGGCTTCCGACGGGGCCGAGTCCGACGGCGCGGAGCCCGCCGCGGCGACCGCTCCCAGCGACGCGCTCGCCGCCCGCGGCATGGCCGCAGACGCAGCCGCCGAAGAGAGCGAGGACGAAGACGAGACGGCGATGAGTCCGGCCGCGGCGCTCCGCGAGGCGAAGCGCAACGTCGAGCTCGCGATGCTTCCGACCGCGGACCGGAAGCGCGAGGCGGAGAAGGTCCGCAAGTCGCTCCAGTCCCTCGGTGACGTCAACCTCGGCGCGATCGAGGAGCACGAGGAGCTGGCCGAGCGCTTCCGCTTCCTGTCGGAGCAGAAGGAAGACCTCGAAGGCACGATCCACAACCTTCGCGAGGCGATCAACCGGATCAATCGCACGAGCCGCAAACGGTTCCGCGAGACCTTCGATCTCGTGAGCAAGCACTTCTCCGAGAACTTCCCGAGGCTCTTCGGCGGCGGCAAGGCGAGCCTCGAGCTGACCGAATCCGAGGACATCCTCGAGGCGGGCGTCGACATCATGGCCCAGCCTCCGGGCAAGCGGCTCCAGAACGTGAACCTGCTCTCCGGTGGCGAGAAGACGATGACGGCCCTGGCGCTCCTCGTCGCGGTCTTCCAGGTCCGGCCGAGCCCGTTCTTCCTCCTGGACGAGGTGGACGCGGCCCTCGACGACGCGAACGTCGGTCGCTTCAACCAGCTGATCGTCGAGATGGCTCAGCAGAGCCAGTTCCTCGTGATCACGCACAACAAGCGGACGATCGAGGTCGCCGACGTGCTCTACGGCGTGACCATGGAGCAGCGCGGCGTTTCGAAGCTCGTGTCGGTGGTGCTCAGCTAGGCGTCCGGGGCAACGGCTGGACCGACCGGACTTCTGGCGGGCGACGGGTTCCCACGGAACCCTTCGGTGGTAGGCTCCGCGCTCGATGGATCCCAACGCCGCGCTCTACGACCTCACGCTCCTCATGTACGAGCGGCCCGGCTTGATCGTGGCCGCCGCGCTGCTGACTCCGCTGCTGCTCGGCGTCCTCCTCGACCGACTGGGGTCGCGACCGACCGGGGCGCTCGAAACCACGGCGCGCGCGGAAGAGGCCGAGGCGACCGCGGAAGCGCCGACCGAGGAGGCGGCGCAGGTGCTCGCGCCGGAGCCGGCGCACGAGAGCCCGGTCGAGCCGGTCTCCACGCCCGTCGAGCCCGAGCCCAAGCCGGAACCGGTTCCGGAGCCGATCCCCGAACCCGCTCCGGAACCCGAACCGGAGCCGGCTCCGCCGCCTCGTCCGCGACTCCGGGACCGTCTGCTCCGGACGAGCGAAGCGCTGGTCGGTCGGCTCGGCGGCGTCTTCGGCGGGAGCGCGGTCGAGGGCGAGCTCCTCGACGAGCTCGAGGAGATCCTCTTCACAGCGGATCTCGGCGTGCAGACGGCGGAGTCGCTCCTCGAACGCGTGCGGAGCGAGGGGCGCGGCCAAGACGGCGCTCGGGTCCGCGAGATCCTGAAGACGGCGATCGGCGAGAAGCTCGCCGGCGCCCAGCGCACCGAGGATCCCTTCGCGCTGGCATCGAAGCCGCACGTGATCCTGGTGCTCGGCGTGAACGGCGCAGGCAAGACGACCACGATCGGGAAGCTGGCCGCGCAGCACCAGGCGAAGGGCCGCAAGGTCCTGCTCGGGGCCGGTGACACCTTCCGCGCCGCGGCGATCGAACAGCTCCAGACGTGGGGCGAGCGGGTCGGCTGCGACGTGATCGCCGGAGAGGCCGGGGGCGACCCGGCGAGCGTGGCCTTCGACACGGTCAAGGCCGCCGTCGCCCGGGACGTGGACGTCGCGATCATCGATACCGCCGGCCGTCTCCAGACGAAGAAGCCCTTGATGGAGGAGCTCGGAAAGATCGTGCGCGTGATCGGACGCGACGTGCCCGACGCGCCCCACGAGATCCTCCTCGTTCTCGACTCCAACACGGGGCAGAACGCGATCTCCCAGGCGCGGCTCTTCACCGAGGTCGCCGACGTGACCGGGCTCGTGCTCACGAAGATGGACGGCACGGCGAAGGGCGGCGTGATCGTCGGACTCGCGGACGAGTTCCGGATTCCGGTGAACTTCGTGGGGGTCGGCGAGGGAATCGAAGATCTTCGCGAGTTCGAGGCGGCGGAGTTCGTCGACGCGCTCTTCGGAGAAGGCTAGGCCGCAACCGAAGGGCGCTCTGCGAAGATGTGGACGGGCCTCG contains these protein-coding regions:
- the smc gene encoding chromosome segregation protein SMC, whose product is MRIKSLQLHGFKSFVDRTVFSFDDGMTCVVGPNGCGKSNVVDAIKWVMGEQSARKLRGKGMDDVIFAGSENRPPIGMAEVCLTFDNRDGQAPAAYAAYSEIEISRRLYRSGESEYLMNKAPARLKDVHDFFRDTGIGLRGYTIVEQGKVAEIVSSKPEDRRGLIEEAAGIGKYKARRREAESKMRSTEQNLTRVNDVLNEIRRQITSLERQAKKAARYKRLQETQRVLELSLAADERAALLEEVERESGSLGTLKDQMTALEANLAERELAAQEHRIALAESEKAVSAGAEKLYGLRSEIKNLEGRIELARRERDNLEESSASRKSELETLSEQLATAEQEHRSAKEELEQLERGLAQEQAGIEEAEREVQGAQEALRAREAERDAKNTAHVELLTAVARSEDRIAGLGDRRASIDQRMRGVDADVEAQQTQALEAGREQTSLEEGLRNLLADRDRLQDQLREAMRAHEEAKEGLAAATEAAQEAVKTAQTSQARYDSLREVVEGRQDIGAGARHLLSGGQEAADRYGLRGLVRELLEADPEVERAVEAVLADRAEAIVIDESRGALAALEALRRDEAGRGVFVVQRAQPEVPAGLVPLGDPLLKRVRPRAGSEGVARSLLGDVYLIDRLEQAFEHFGTGRLPATFVTPRGDLATPDGVVQGGGDSSASGMLTRAREVRELEVEVARFDQVAEQKRAAQEAAEDRLAKASEELENLRNRHHTAALAVANHEKDLERSTEKVKRIGEAQQTRTAERSDLLAEQEAVGEELETLTRQLEDRRQEREASQRAVDAIGLQISSAGRELSRRESRVAELRVAYRARDEQRLRLRETATRAEQSERETRTWIERRNAEIENARVRRETLREEIEEAEHTLAGRLETEEVARVESDTLREKFEAIQAKVTEIDDSAREMRGDLGAAREKTSQAELKLSEARMRLDHQASSVRERWSVEIEHWKLPTIEELEAGAELDTRPAADTETAADGEAASDGAESDGAEPAAATAPSDALAARGMAADAAAEESEDEDETAMSPAAALREAKRNVELAMLPTADRKREAEKVRKSLQSLGDVNLGAIEEHEELAERFRFLSEQKEDLEGTIHNLREAINRINRTSRKRFRETFDLVSKHFSENFPRLFGGGKASLELTESEDILEAGVDIMAQPPGKRLQNVNLLSGGEKTMTALALLVAVFQVRPSPFFLLDEVDAALDDANVGRFNQLIVEMAQQSQFLVITHNKRTIEVADVLYGVTMEQRGVSKLVSVVLS
- the ftsY gene encoding signal recognition particle-docking protein FtsY, whose protein sequence is MDPNAALYDLTLLMYERPGLIVAAALLTPLLLGVLLDRLGSRPTGALETTARAEEAEATAEAPTEEAAQVLAPEPAHESPVEPVSTPVEPEPKPEPVPEPIPEPAPEPEPEPAPPPRPRLRDRLLRTSEALVGRLGGVFGGSAVEGELLDELEEILFTADLGVQTAESLLERVRSEGRGQDGARVREILKTAIGEKLAGAQRTEDPFALASKPHVILVLGVNGAGKTTTIGKLAAQHQAKGRKVLLGAGDTFRAAAIEQLQTWGERVGCDVIAGEAGGDPASVAFDTVKAAVARDVDVAIIDTAGRLQTKKPLMEELGKIVRVIGRDVPDAPHEILLVLDSNTGQNAISQARLFTEVADVTGLVLTKMDGTAKGGVIVGLADEFRIPVNFVGVGEGIEDLREFEAAEFVDALFGEG